In one window of Shewanella goraebulensis DNA:
- a CDS encoding GYF domain-containing protein, whose translation MKEWYFSNNGEISGPLGLADSNKFIASNPDVYAWHPSYAQWVPVSHVEEFDINVSPPPPPAEIPQQLIERFTAKERELNSALGRIDTTLKTINSSMSDIGRDSSRYKVTTKELNEKVEATLRSVNEQYAALQKTLSGVG comes from the coding sequence ATGAAAGAGTGGTATTTCTCAAATAATGGTGAAATCAGTGGACCTTTAGGCTTAGCTGATTCCAATAAATTTATTGCATCAAATCCTGATGTCTATGCTTGGCACCCGTCTTATGCACAGTGGGTACCAGTAAGTCATGTTGAAGAGTTTGACATCAATGTATCTCCGCCACCGCCTCCTGCGGAGATTCCACAGCAGTTAATCGAACGTTTTACTGCTAAAGAGCGTGAACTCAATTCTGCGTTAGGTCGAATTGATACCACCCTTAAGACGATTAATTCTTCAATGTCAGATATCGGACGAGATTCTAGCCGTTACAAAGTAACGACAAAAGAATTGAACGAAAAAGTTGAAGCGACGCTTCGTAGCGTTAATGAACAATATGCTGCACTACAGAAAACACTTTCAGGTGTAGGTTAA